A region from the Geobacter benzoatilyticus genome encodes:
- a CDS encoding class I SAM-dependent methyltransferase: MKYVFIHGELIKGYEMVAETIKSFCGDSQTTACRICGETLAGKTVTSGQQPYETTWILCAACGSWSIGSKPDIERLNAFYSDYSIHHKKAATNTDANDGKRYSDEWRDTREREYRLSINDIGLELEQGKDLVDFGAYDGVFLDVCRATQPNLGKTTAVDYPREDTLHLAIRGHNFEPINEWLAGESLTDIVTLWDVYEHIADLPELLTTLSRRVKSGGQVLIQTPRAHMHAQILGPQWHHFLPVQHLQLPSREGILRQFDHYGFTAVQVGSFGANAPGSIIPQPYKQLFDTLAKMGDLGSTQLIRFVRR, translated from the coding sequence GTGAAGTATGTCTTTATTCACGGCGAACTGATTAAAGGATACGAAATGGTCGCCGAGACAATAAAATCATTCTGTGGGGATAGCCAAACTACGGCCTGTCGGATATGCGGGGAGACATTGGCCGGAAAGACAGTAACGTCGGGGCAGCAGCCTTACGAGACAACCTGGATTCTCTGTGCAGCGTGCGGGTCGTGGTCCATAGGCAGCAAACCGGACATTGAGCGCCTGAATGCTTTTTATTCTGACTATTCAATCCACCATAAAAAGGCAGCTACAAACACCGACGCAAATGATGGAAAACGATATAGCGATGAGTGGCGGGACACCAGAGAGCGGGAATACCGTTTAAGCATCAACGATATAGGCCTTGAGCTGGAGCAAGGCAAAGACCTTGTGGATTTCGGTGCATACGATGGCGTTTTCCTTGACGTCTGCCGGGCAACACAACCGAATCTGGGCAAGACAACGGCTGTCGATTACCCACGAGAAGACACTCTTCATCTTGCGATTCGGGGGCACAACTTCGAACCAATCAACGAGTGGCTGGCAGGAGAGAGTCTAACCGACATCGTCACTCTTTGGGATGTCTACGAACATATAGCCGATCTCCCCGAATTACTGACAACGCTCTCCCGTAGAGTGAAATCAGGAGGTCAGGTTCTTATCCAGACCCCCCGCGCTCATATGCACGCCCAAATCCTTGGACCGCAATGGCACCACTTTCTCCCTGTCCAGCATCTTCAGCTTCCGAGCAGGGAAGGTATTCTCCGTCAATTTGATCATTACGGGTTTACCGCCGTTCAAGTTGGGTCTTTTGGGGCAAACGCCCCAGGTAGTATCATCCCGCAGCCCTACAAGCAGTTGTTCGATACGCTGGCCAAGATGGGCGATCTAGGGTCGACGCAGTTGATCCGTTTTGTTCGACGCTGA
- a CDS encoding class I SAM-dependent methyltransferase: MAEKKTWCDHEGEVCDSVKGFDVIDCSSCGFKHIVPIPSPDELEEVYRHEYYTSEKPLYLERYREDLDWWNLVYGDRYDTFEELLPPNRRRILDIGSGPGFFLKHGKDREWETVGIEPSALAAAHSREMGLDIIEEFFSADTAVQLGLFDVIHMSAVLEHIPDPEHFLGIVRKNLTPEGILCVVVPNDYNPFQLALRTACNFQPWWVAPPHHINFFDFESLEHLLTRSGFDVMCKESTFPIDLFLLMGDNYIGNDAQGRACHAKRKQFETNLAAAGLTSVKRSLYQSLANLNIGREVCLYSRRTD; encoded by the coding sequence ATGGCTGAAAAGAAAACCTGGTGTGATCATGAAGGTGAAGTCTGCGACTCCGTCAAGGGATTTGATGTCATCGACTGCAGCAGCTGCGGTTTCAAGCATATCGTTCCGATTCCCTCTCCGGACGAACTGGAAGAGGTCTACCGGCACGAATACTATACATCCGAGAAACCCCTTTACCTGGAACGTTACCGGGAAGATCTGGACTGGTGGAACCTCGTTTATGGTGATCGTTATGACACCTTCGAAGAACTGCTCCCCCCAAATCGCCGCCGTATCCTCGATATAGGGTCAGGCCCAGGCTTCTTCCTAAAACATGGCAAAGACCGCGAATGGGAGACAGTCGGGATTGAACCCTCGGCCCTTGCAGCGGCTCACAGCCGGGAAATGGGCCTCGATATCATCGAGGAGTTTTTCTCGGCAGACACCGCGGTTCAACTCGGGCTATTTGATGTCATACACATGAGTGCGGTACTGGAGCACATCCCCGACCCTGAACATTTCCTCGGCATTGTCCGGAAGAATCTAACCCCCGAGGGGATTCTCTGCGTCGTCGTTCCGAACGACTACAACCCATTTCAACTGGCACTTCGTACGGCCTGTAATTTCCAACCGTGGTGGGTTGCCCCCCCTCATCACATCAATTTCTTCGACTTCGAATCCCTAGAACATTTGTTGACGAGAAGCGGATTTGACGTTATGTGCAAGGAATCAACCTTTCCCATTGATCTGTTCCTGCTCATGGGTGACAACTATATAGGCAATGACGCACAAGGTCGTGCATGTCACGCGAAGCGCAAGCAGTTCGAAACCAACCTCGCAGCCGCTGGGCTAACATCAGTAAAGAGATCGTTGTACCAAAGCCTTGCCAATCTCAACATTGGTCGTGAAGTATGTCTTTATTCACGGCGAACTGATTAA
- a CDS encoding cytidylyltransferase domain-containing protein translates to MAKKKNVAVIQARMGSSRLPGKVLMPVAGKPLLEHIIDRLRRSSTLDDIVIATSDKPSDDPLVDFAQTRGVTLVRGSEDNVLLRFNKAAEEVDADVIIRVTGDAPLVDPEVMDRLVRTLLQEGAEYCTIEAGIHSIHEGFCTFTREALKRLMTEASDDPVAIEHVTAYFIAHPDKFHIARIPVGNEHRFKGARLSVDTPADVQFFDELYRLLGVPAGDADIADVVRLLRNNPHLLQINQHVYQKKATDRSHKVLIRCDGDSRTGLGHVVRCLALAGELREKQGCGIIFAMASGEPGMEMVRQADFPLERQGDADEGEWMDELISCHHPDVLVLDIRNDLPVEKVNSWREEGILVVGIDDPTPRRLAADLLFYPPIPQISELNWNNFKGEIYSGWEWVLLRKQFCTSCPPRDNNPPVLLLTMGGSDPENFTVTVLRILDELRNDFKTIVVIGAGFVHEDDLQQFLAQARRNYRIEREVSDMASLMRQADLAIASFGVTAYELAASGVPAVYLCLTPDHARSASKFVDGRLAFSCGVLEECSNESIIETTLSLLDSRELRHEMGRRACATVDGYGAMRIATKIVEQLERMHSSNG, encoded by the coding sequence ATGGCTAAAAAGAAAAATGTAGCTGTCATTCAAGCCCGCATGGGTTCTTCGCGCCTGCCGGGGAAGGTGCTCATGCCGGTGGCGGGTAAACCGCTGCTTGAGCATATTATTGACCGCCTTCGCCGTAGCAGTACCCTCGATGACATCGTTATCGCCACCTCGGACAAGCCCTCCGATGATCCGCTGGTTGACTTCGCCCAAACGCGGGGAGTTACCCTGGTGAGAGGCTCAGAGGACAATGTCCTCTTGCGCTTCAACAAGGCAGCAGAAGAGGTTGATGCCGATGTCATTATTCGTGTTACTGGCGACGCTCCCTTGGTGGATCCCGAGGTAATGGACCGGCTGGTGCGAACCCTTTTGCAAGAAGGGGCTGAGTACTGCACTATCGAAGCAGGGATTCATTCCATTCACGAAGGTTTCTGCACCTTCACCCGGGAAGCACTCAAACGGCTCATGACAGAAGCCTCCGATGATCCAGTGGCCATTGAGCATGTAACAGCCTACTTCATTGCGCACCCCGACAAGTTCCATATTGCCCGGATTCCTGTCGGCAACGAACACCGATTCAAAGGCGCTCGGCTGTCTGTCGACACTCCGGCGGATGTGCAATTTTTCGATGAACTTTACCGGCTTCTCGGCGTTCCTGCTGGGGATGCCGATATTGCAGACGTCGTACGGCTTCTCAGGAACAATCCTCACCTGCTTCAAATCAATCAACATGTCTATCAGAAAAAAGCAACTGACCGGAGTCACAAGGTTCTCATTCGTTGCGATGGCGACAGCCGTACCGGCCTCGGGCATGTGGTTCGTTGCCTGGCTCTTGCCGGAGAACTTCGAGAGAAACAGGGCTGCGGTATAATCTTCGCCATGGCCAGCGGCGAACCCGGCATGGAAATGGTGCGCCAAGCGGATTTCCCCCTCGAACGGCAGGGAGATGCAGACGAAGGGGAATGGATGGATGAACTGATTTCGTGCCATCACCCCGACGTCTTGGTACTCGATATACGGAACGATTTGCCCGTGGAAAAAGTCAATTCCTGGCGCGAGGAGGGCATTCTGGTCGTTGGCATAGATGATCCTACACCTCGACGCCTTGCAGCCGATCTCCTTTTCTATCCTCCCATCCCTCAGATTTCAGAACTGAATTGGAATAATTTTAAAGGTGAGATCTACAGCGGTTGGGAGTGGGTTTTACTCCGTAAACAATTCTGCACATCCTGTCCCCCCCGCGACAACAATCCTCCAGTTCTCCTTCTCACCATGGGAGGAAGCGACCCCGAGAATTTCACTGTCACGGTTCTCCGCATCCTTGACGAATTGCGGAATGATTTTAAAACAATCGTGGTTATAGGGGCAGGTTTTGTCCATGAAGATGACTTGCAGCAGTTCCTCGCCCAAGCCAGACGCAATTACCGTATAGAACGGGAAGTAAGCGACATGGCATCACTCATGCGGCAGGCTGATCTGGCCATCGCGTCTTTTGGTGTAACAGCTTACGAATTGGCAGCATCCGGCGTACCGGCAGTGTATTTATGCCTGACACCGGATCACGCCCGTTCGGCCTCAAAGTTTGTCGACGGCCGACTTGCTTTCAGTTGCGGCGTACTCGAAGAATGCAGCAATGAGAGTATTATCGAAACGACACTATCACTTCTTGACTCTCGGGAACTCAGACACGAAATGGGCCGCCGCGCCTGCGCCACTGTCGACGGGTACGGTGCTATGCGTATAGCCACAAAGATCGTTGAACAACTGGAAAGGATGCATTCTTCTAATGGCTGA
- a CDS encoding N-acetylneuraminate synthase family protein: protein MTNPLFIAEVSSNHHRDMERCFRFIDTAAAVGCGAVKFQLFRIEELFAPEVLAKSPVLTARKEWELPVEFLAPIAERCQQQKIQFSCTPFYLQAVEELLPYVDFYKIASYELLWNDLLRACAATGKPVILSTGMATLDEIGGAVETLRTAGCKDLTLLHCVSGYPAPPEECNIAAIETIRSRFGCPVGWSDHSVSPAVIQRAVHHWEASAVEFHLDLEGEGEEFATGHCWLPDGIKAVIADVSIALSSDGTGEKIPTPVELPDREWRADPSDGLRPFLHVRNEWNG, encoded by the coding sequence ATGACTAACCCACTTTTCATAGCAGAAGTGTCCAGCAATCACCACCGCGACATGGAGCGCTGCTTTCGCTTCATCGACACCGCAGCAGCCGTAGGCTGTGGAGCAGTAAAGTTCCAGCTTTTTCGAATCGAGGAACTCTTTGCACCGGAAGTCCTCGCCAAGAGCCCTGTGCTCACTGCACGGAAAGAGTGGGAACTTCCCGTAGAATTTCTCGCCCCAATAGCCGAGCGGTGCCAACAGCAGAAGATTCAATTTTCATGCACCCCCTTTTACCTCCAAGCGGTAGAAGAGCTCTTGCCCTATGTGGATTTTTATAAAATCGCATCATATGAGCTTCTCTGGAATGACCTTTTACGAGCATGTGCCGCTACCGGAAAGCCGGTGATCCTTTCAACAGGTATGGCTACACTGGATGAGATTGGCGGCGCGGTGGAAACGTTGCGCACAGCCGGGTGCAAGGATCTTACCCTGCTTCACTGTGTTTCCGGTTATCCAGCCCCCCCAGAAGAGTGCAACATTGCAGCGATTGAAACCATTCGCTCACGCTTTGGTTGCCCGGTAGGCTGGTCCGACCATAGCGTCTCCCCTGCTGTAATCCAGCGGGCAGTGCACCACTGGGAAGCCAGTGCAGTGGAGTTCCATCTCGACCTGGAAGGTGAGGGAGAAGAGTTCGCTACCGGCCACTGCTGGCTTCCTGACGGAATCAAAGCCGTCATTGCGGATGTGAGCATTGCGCTGTCTTCAGACGGCACAGGAGAGAAGATACCCACCCCTGTTGAGCTCCCTGACCGCGAATGGCGTGCCGACCCTTCCGACGGTTTGAGACCTTTTCTGCATGTAAGGAACGAATGGAATGGCTAA
- the pseC gene encoding UDP-4-amino-4,6-dideoxy-N-acetyl-beta-L-altrosamine transaminase — translation MNGPPIPYGRQSISQADIQAVVDVLSSDWLTQGPTVERFEQTVAGYCGTAHGVAVNSATSALHIACLAAGIGPGDILWTSPNTFVASANCGLYCGATVDFVDIDSRTYNMSVERLEEKLEQAERDGKLPKVVIPVHFAGQPCDMEAIGRLAGRYGFTVIEDASHAIGGRYKNEPVGNCRHSAMTVFSFHPVKIITTGEGGMVLTNSPELHERLLRLRSHGITRDPALMAGESHGPWYYEQIELGFNYRMTDIQAALGVSQMTRLDEFVKRRHQLAERYDEALAELPLTLPWQHPDTWSAFHLYVVRLNPGTIRKSRRQVFEDLRGRGLLVNIHYIPVHTQPFYRATGFADGDFPESERYYREAITLPLYAGLAEGDQDRVITTLREIL, via the coding sequence ATGAACGGTCCCCCCATTCCCTACGGCCGCCAGAGCATAAGCCAGGCCGACATCCAGGCCGTCGTCGACGTTCTCTCCTCAGACTGGCTCACCCAGGGGCCCACGGTGGAGCGTTTCGAGCAAACCGTGGCCGGCTACTGCGGCACCGCCCATGGCGTGGCGGTAAACAGCGCCACTTCAGCGCTCCATATTGCCTGCCTCGCCGCAGGGATCGGCCCCGGCGACATCCTCTGGACATCCCCTAACACCTTTGTCGCCTCCGCCAACTGCGGGCTTTACTGCGGAGCCACAGTGGATTTCGTGGACATCGATTCCCGCACCTACAACATGAGCGTCGAACGGTTGGAGGAAAAACTGGAGCAGGCAGAACGGGACGGGAAACTGCCGAAGGTCGTGATTCCGGTGCACTTCGCCGGGCAGCCGTGCGATATGGAAGCAATCGGCCGACTCGCCGGGCGGTACGGGTTCACCGTCATTGAAGACGCCTCCCACGCCATCGGCGGACGGTATAAGAATGAGCCGGTCGGCAACTGCCGTCATTCCGCCATGACGGTGTTCAGCTTTCACCCCGTCAAGATCATTACCACCGGCGAAGGTGGCATGGTACTCACCAACAGCCCCGAACTGCACGAGAGGCTGCTGCGGCTTCGCAGCCACGGCATCACCCGCGATCCAGCTCTCATGGCGGGGGAATCACACGGCCCCTGGTACTATGAACAGATCGAGCTGGGGTTCAACTACCGGATGACCGACATCCAGGCGGCCTTGGGGGTGAGCCAGATGACGCGGCTGGACGAATTCGTTAAGCGGCGGCATCAGTTGGCGGAACGGTACGATGAGGCCCTTGCCGAGTTGCCGCTCACCCTCCCGTGGCAGCACCCGGATACATGGTCTGCGTTCCACCTGTATGTGGTACGCCTCAATCCGGGCACAATCCGGAAGAGCCGTCGGCAGGTATTCGAAGACCTCAGGGGACGAGGACTACTCGTCAACATCCACTACATCCCGGTACACACCCAGCCCTTTTATCGCGCAACCGGTTTTGCTGACGGCGACTTCCCCGAATCGGAGCGGTACTACCGGGAAGCGATTACCCTGCCGCTCTACGCCGGTCTGGCCGAAGGCGACCAGGATCGGGTCATAACCACACTTCGGGAGATTCTATGA
- the pseB gene encoding UDP-N-acetylglucosamine 4,6-dehydratase (inverting) translates to MLTGKSILVTGGTGSFGKKFIETILTSYPEVKRIVVFSRDELKQFEMAQQFPTHKYPQLRYFIGDVRDKDRLYRAFEGINIVVHAAALKQVPACEYNPFEAIKTNILGAQNIIETALEQGVTKVVALSTDKAAAPINLYGATKLCSDKLFVAANNFKGTRDIKFSVVRYGNVMGSRGSVIPFFLKKKREGVLPVTDERMTRFNITLEDGVKLVLKALDTMWGGEIFVPKIPSYRILDVAKAVDSGCRIEIVGIRPGEKLHEEMITVTDALNTIEFKDYFVILPSMTLWDVEQFTTHFNGQRCTDGFAYNSGTNTDWLSVEQLKDLINTHLNPDVNRRKDDLA, encoded by the coding sequence ATGCTTACAGGAAAATCAATTCTCGTTACCGGTGGCACCGGATCATTCGGCAAGAAATTCATCGAAACGATCCTCACCTCCTATCCCGAAGTAAAGCGAATCGTGGTTTTCTCCCGCGACGAACTGAAGCAGTTCGAAATGGCACAACAGTTCCCCACCCATAAGTATCCGCAACTCCGCTATTTCATCGGCGATGTGCGGGACAAGGATCGCCTTTACCGGGCCTTCGAGGGAATCAACATCGTGGTTCACGCAGCCGCCCTCAAGCAGGTCCCCGCCTGTGAGTACAACCCCTTCGAAGCCATCAAGACCAACATCCTCGGAGCCCAGAACATCATCGAAACAGCCCTTGAGCAGGGAGTGACAAAAGTGGTGGCCCTCTCGACCGACAAGGCCGCCGCCCCCATAAATCTCTATGGCGCAACGAAGCTCTGCTCTGATAAACTTTTCGTTGCTGCCAACAATTTCAAGGGGACCAGGGATATAAAGTTTTCCGTGGTCCGGTACGGCAACGTCATGGGGAGCCGCGGCAGCGTCATACCCTTTTTCCTGAAGAAAAAACGCGAAGGGGTACTCCCCGTCACCGACGAACGGATGACCCGATTCAACATCACCCTTGAAGACGGAGTCAAGCTGGTGCTTAAGGCCCTGGACACCATGTGGGGAGGGGAAATCTTCGTCCCCAAGATCCCCAGCTACCGGATTCTGGACGTGGCCAAGGCCGTCGATTCAGGCTGCCGGATCGAAATCGTCGGCATTCGGCCGGGGGAGAAGCTGCACGAGGAGATGATCACTGTCACCGACGCCCTGAACACCATCGAGTTCAAGGACTACTTCGTCATCCTCCCCTCCATGACATTGTGGGATGTTGAACAGTTCACGACGCATTTCAACGGTCAACGCTGTACCGATGGTTTTGCCTACAACAGTGGCACCAACACCGATTGGCTGAGCGTTGAACAACTGAAAGATTTGATCAACACCCACCTCAACCCGGATGTTAACCGCCGCAAGGACGACTTGGCATGA
- a CDS encoding PilZ-like domain-containing protein, which produces MSTDYGNYFEELQKINLAIRLGGGGSFDGTAAINSLKGDLAWLELYGSEQPPRGGVRPGAEAWLSVWTGGALCRCGARVETVRDDRQFSVRLVGDVKETQRREYFRLDVSLPVLYKVLDGVTQEAAEADWAADRKVFCRPPEIVPSANGPKVMDWDGADVSSARANLSGGGMRLRVSRQVASGALVKLTLFLPLPQPRAIYVVAEALRCSEITLSREPGTHYSLSLKFTMIADRDREAIISYLFNEQRRELMAKNERVR; this is translated from the coding sequence ATGTCGACAGATTACGGTAATTACTTCGAAGAGCTCCAGAAAATCAATCTTGCCATCCGTCTCGGCGGGGGCGGGTCATTCGATGGGACCGCCGCCATAAACTCGCTCAAGGGTGATCTTGCCTGGCTCGAGCTGTACGGCAGCGAGCAGCCTCCGCGGGGCGGGGTACGACCGGGGGCGGAGGCTTGGCTGTCGGTATGGACCGGCGGGGCACTGTGCCGATGCGGCGCGCGGGTTGAAACCGTCCGCGACGATCGTCAGTTCTCCGTCCGTCTGGTTGGTGATGTGAAGGAGACGCAACGGCGGGAGTATTTCCGGCTCGACGTGTCGCTTCCCGTGCTCTACAAGGTCCTTGATGGTGTCACCCAGGAAGCCGCGGAGGCAGATTGGGCCGCTGACCGTAAGGTGTTCTGCCGCCCACCCGAGATCGTGCCGTCCGCCAATGGCCCGAAGGTCATGGATTGGGATGGAGCAGACGTTTCATCCGCGCGTGCCAACCTGAGCGGCGGTGGCATGCGTTTAAGGGTTTCCCGCCAGGTTGCCTCGGGCGCGTTGGTAAAGCTGACCCTCTTCCTGCCGCTTCCCCAGCCAAGAGCCATCTACGTGGTGGCCGAAGCCCTTCGCTGCTCGGAGATAACATTGAGCCGCGAACCTGGTACCCACTACTCCCTGTCCCTTAAATTCACCATGATCGCCGACCGGGACCGGGAAGCGATTATCTCTTATCTCTTCAATGAACAGCGCCGTGAACTTATGGCAAAAAACGAACGGGTGCGATGA